The segment CATGAAGTTTGAGCTCCTGCACCAAAGTCTTCTCGACTATATGGACGAGCAGAATTTTGAGCCTCTTGTGGTCAGCGATCTTCATGCTGTTGTGCAGCAGGTTGGACTTTGGTCAAAACAGATGAAGGTAAGACAGTCAGTGTAGTTTCCTTTCTCCTAACAACAATAAATATTTGTCTGACTGCAGATGGCCAAGGCATTGCTCCACCTGGAGAGCCTGGGTATGATCCACTGTGATGTGAAGCCACAGAACATCATGGTGGTCGACCCCGAGCAGTGGCCATTGAGGGTGAAGCTCATCGACTTTGGGCTCACTCACCATATTTCAGAGCCTCCATCATTTATTGGGACCCTGTGGTACAAGTAAGTCCAAGTACTGCAGAGACCATTTGACAAAGATCCTGTTGCTTGTATCGGGCCACACATTTGATATGATGTGTTAAATCGTTCTCTTTCCCTTTGCTCAGAGCTCCAGAGGTCTTGTTAGGTTTAGCCTACACAGAGGCAATCGACATGTGGTCACTGGGTGTGACCATGGCCCAGCTGGCTGTGGGAGTACCCTTGTATCCAGGAGATCATCTGTATGATGTGGTAAGTCTTTTGTGTCCAGATTGTTAAAATTTGTCATTAATTCTGAGCACTTTTAAACACAAACATCTCCTCCTGAAGCACACAGCAATTTGCGAAAGAAAAGTCAATGTTTGCATCATgtaatttgatttgatgtttttttttttatgtgtccaGATGAAATACATAGTTGAAACACAGGGCCCACCCCCAGACTGTCTGCTTCAGTTGGGACCAACCACTGACCGCTATTTTAACAGGAGACAGATAGACGGCCATGACACCTGGACATTGAAGGTACCATCAACCTACTTAGCTTCCTATATACATGCATTCACCCATTTCTTCTGAGAGCTAACTCAAATACTGACTGTTTTCAGACTCCTGAACTGATTAAAAAACAGTATGGGCAGGAGTTCCAGGAATCCAGACAAGTGATTTTAAGCTGTCTGGATGACATCATGGAGGTAGGCACTTCCTCATGACATCTCAGTTATTCCTTCAGCAACCGCCAACACATTCATGCCTTAAACATCGAACTGACTGAGTGTATCACTACTTGCCATATGAATTTTGTGACTTCTTGCTtcaccagatgatggacataagTACGTCATGGAAGGAGGCTTCTGACTTTGTGGACCTTGTCAAACACATGATGTGCCTCCACATGGATGAGCGAATCAGACCTGCTGATGTACTGAATCATCCTTTCCTGGTGGAGTACAAACCTCAGGGCGTGGCAGATGACCTTCCAGTCTTAGCTGAGGAAAATTCTGACATCACTACAAGCCAGGAAGATGCTGAAACAGCAGCCATCCTTCCTGGTCAGTCAGATGTTCAAGAGTGCTAACAATTTCAATGATTTTATCATTTGTTTCAAACTAACAAAAAAATCTGTGATGACCTTTCAGTCGTTGCTGAGGAAAAGTCCGAGTTGGCTGAGGACCTCATCACCACGAGCCAGGAAGATGTTGAAACAGCAGCCGTCCTTCCTGGTCAGTCAGTTGTTCAACATTGCTAAAAATTTCAATGACTTTATCATTTGTTTCAAACtaacaatgacaacaacaaaaatctgtgATGACCTTTTCAGTCGTTGCTGAGGAAAACTCGGACTTGGCTGAGGACCTCATCTCCATGAACCAGGAAGATGTTGAAACAGCAGCCGTCCCTCCAGGTCAGTCAGATGTTCAACAGTGCTGACAGTTTAAATCACTTCATTATTTGAATCAAACTAACAAAAATATTTCTGTGTGATTTACAGAGGTGCCAACAGAGACCAGAAGAACCTGGAAGAACCATCTGACACAGTTTTTCCAGAGGCTCCTCTGCCTCTGTTGATCCAGTCTGTGTGCCCCAgctgttgttttttatgttcttttGAAAATGTACATTGAATTGTAATTTGTAATTTCCATATAAACAGTTTACAAGTAGTTTTACGGATGATGTGGttgtgttggcttcatcagaaagTGACCTCTGATACACACTGTGCAGGTTTGATgcactgtcgtggtgaagaaagagctcaaCCAGAAGGAGATACTCtcgatttaccagtcgatttatgctcATGCTTTATGGTCATGGGTAATGACAGAAAGAACAAGGTAGTGgacacaagcagcagaaatgagactcCTCAGTCACGTATCTGGGTTTATACTCCGCAATAAAGTGAGCAAGGAgacgcccacatttcacatggCTGTGACACtcaagatggttactttcaatccaggacccaaggtggttccgtagtgtggtggatgtggcaacgttCACCACCAGAGCAGGCTCTCCAACCTGACCTGACAGATGAATATAAAGAGGTGTGTTGGTTCCACCTTCAGAAGATGTTCTCAAGAACAATGCACAATCCCAACAACCACAATATTCTCTCTCTACTGGTAAATACATgatgaaatgctgaaactgagAAAGAAGTTTTAAAAATGATGCACATCTCTCAGTCAACACAAAAGTGATAGAAAGAACTGAACTGGCAGAATAAGGTTTGGAAAAGATGTTTCACAGGATGAAAGAAAGGCAGATGGTGAATTAGAAATGTGTGAGTTGACAAAACCATTTCACAGTTTCTGAATGGCTGAATATTTCAACATTTTCAATATTTAGGCTCCCACATCAATCAAATGACGACTTCCTTTTGCATGTACTCTTTGGGTTAAATCCAAGTGTCAAGTTCAAGTGAAAGCTTAATTGCATAAACAGCACTTGTTAGTCTGGTTAGTGTGAATGAGTTAATCTGAGACTGAATCAGGTCATTTGGAAATATTGCTCCAAAAACATCCATCTTATCTGATTTGGTGGTTTAACGGCTATTCAGACTGTGATAAGATTGACTGGGGCGGGGCTTCATATATTAGCCCCGCCCATTTGCTAAATCATGTGATCAAATACTGTGCAAATGATGATGTCAAAGTGAGAGGAAGTCCAGCACAAGTGTCATTAAGTGTGGAATCCAACAAAAGAGAGAAATCAGTGTTGGGTCTTCATTTGACAACAATCAGTCGAAGAGGAAAGACGTGTTTTGAGTTCTTTAAGAAGAAATTTGTTTACTGGCATAAACTCCACAATGTCTTTTGGTTAAGAGTCAGGTACGTAGTAAAACATGTTTGCATAGAGAAAACGTTTGACTTGTGTTTCCTTAAACTCTAAAAGAATTCCATGTTTGAAATCCTGATTGGGCTTTAAACTTcactttacaacattaaattaaaAGCTTTGATGAAAATGAGATACTTTTTAAAGTAACAATGTCCTCAGCACACTTTAATTACAGGCCCATTCCACATTATGCGTGTTACAGTTTGGACTCATTTTTTTCAACTTTGGCTCTTACTGATATGTTACTGTTCTCAACAATTTTACTGTATGATGTCACTACTATTtggatgtttctgtgaaggctctcagttgtccaggtggtttccatagtagggaagcttgaatcttcgactggactgggttgcttgacgcaaggatgttttgcttcaaatcgcagaagcttcctcagctaaaattctttctctggtagtctgacttctgtcttgacccttgtagagaagaacaaacagaagccacaaaagctggagttttaaacctaaccagacgcctcctaccgagaggcagactgctattggctagtgactaaacaattgctttaattagcacctattgtgctctagttagcaccctcctaatgacagggtcgctgtccctcctaacgatgggactgacgcctctcctgatgacgtgaatgactcaatcagtcatcaggagagccatcaggagaggcgtcagtcccatctacaagggtcaagacagaagtcagactaccagagcaagaattttagctgaggaagcttctgcgatttgaatcgaaacgtcctcgcgtcatgcaacccagtccagtcgtagattcaagcttctctactatactaTTTGGATGCAGAAGTGGAACTAAGAAAATTTGACTAAAGAGTACTTCAGCAGGTGAAATACAACGTTACGAGTGTTACAAAATTTTTTTACTTGTGTTGCACGTCTGAAATGTATGATGGTATTTTTGGGCCACaatgagttttatttttttagactttgagaataaatttgtaatattacgagaaaaaaaccTTGTAATAATAagagaaaaaacttgtaatattacgagaataaagttgtaattgtatgaaaaaaaactgaatattttagaataaagtcataatattacaaaaataaacttgtaatattatgagaataaagatgTAATTTTACAAGGAAAAACTCTGCATCTCAAAATGAGATCTGTGGAGCGCTTTAAGTTGCCCTTCAGTATATAGGTTTTACAAATAGggaaatacttcatcttttggtccatctgcaccacattatcattagtatcagAAAAGAATAtttgaaaagaatatgcaagaaaatgCGTCTGTTCGGAGGAGGAACCACACGGACTTCGCCTGTAGTTCCGGCGATTAGTAGCTCCTGAAATTGCCTCTTTCGTAGAGGAGGAGCCTGCTGGAACTGGTGTCATGGGGTTGTATCCCCTGGCACGGGGCATATTATGTAAAACATTGGAGACGTTTTCATTCAGGAACACAGACAAATGTTACTTGTTTTTTGTACATTTAgttcatttttaaaatggaaagcaATGCACAGAACTTACATTTATTAAAGGAGCAGGTACATTTTTGTACTATTGACAGGATTATTAGGATTATGTAaacgctggggggggggggggtactacaTCTTATTGACTGTTTAAATTTAgtttaataaatgttttgttggcATACCAAGCTTATTTGGATTAATTTGTAGATTTTAATTGCGAGAAAAACTGCCAAACCACTCAAGAATACTCATAAAtatcaaaacaaacaaatttgTACATAATTATGTCCATTCATTTGCAATTATACAATATAACCCTGCTCTACTTTATAAATGTGCATAGTGTAGCATTTGcctggggtttttgttttgtttttgtgaaccATGACACCcttaagctcctttcacactgACGCAAATGTAGAGTTGCGCATTGTGGCGTACTTACTACGTTGAATTATGCAGCTCTAAACAGCTCAGCGCTGAGTTTTTGCTCCCGAATGCAGCAGTAAGCTgaagaaattaaatgtttaatttttctgcgtagagcactggatgaTTAAAACACGCCGTTTAATGTAAGTCTGCACTTCTGCATGTAAGTCTGCGCTACAGTGAGCTACTGCATGCAGTTCTGCACAGCTGTACACCGCAGAAACTGAGTCAGTGGCTCCGAATGTTGCGTGGTAAGGCACACTGACATGTGCATAACTTTGATTCACGCatgtcgtcgtgatgatcccacccgctgtgttcccagctggatgccatgctttgttccaccgcctgcgactcgctctgcgctggacgctgcatatataaaataattacttcgtagcagattaatcattttctctgcaagttgtccattgaaaatggttctaatcgcttcctgaatcacagaggaccactccagcagTGCTGTGCAtgcgctgaatgagctggagaaagcatgggcagccgtctaaaaaggtaatttgtcatgtttacattgtcatggcttggtaaaacagttgcattttctttcgtttttgtctgcagctgttaaagtatgtttattatagatttatcatctcgttataatcgttcagacaagctgcagTCTGATGCAAtctgctgacgcaaccactcgctctgttcactttttcATTACGCcagttgacgagctgcacgtcatgTTGGCAAGCAGATTGcactttttaatagggactggactgcgCTGTTCATCCAcagcttctggtttggaaaaaccctgacccttttgttgacggtgacagtgtcaacacagttcttaatgtaggagagtacggtgtcggtgtactcctgcaggttgtggctggaaaataaatcccatacagtccgtgagaagcagtcctgtagctgggagagcgtTCCCTCTGGCCAGGTTTGGATAGTCTTTcgttgtggctttgttcgcctcagcaagggggtgtaggtgggggtgagggacaggcagagatggtctgaTCCAGTGAGATGGGAGAGAGGAGTGACTTTGTACGCATGTTTAATGTTTAAGtagacatggtccaaagtattttcccctctggtggcacacttcatgTACTGGAtgaacttagggagcacagtctttaaacatgcttggttgaagtcaccagcaacaatacaaacgccATCCGGGTGAGCCAGCGGCTGTTTGtttacacaggcaagcaagaggctaagggccgTGCTAATCTTAGCATTGACTGCTGGGAACTCCCTTGGGAGATTAAAAGGTCTGCACGAGACTGCCCGCAACactaaatcaggagaacagtgagagtcaatgaccctgctgctacagcaccactcgtggttcacataaacacagagcacTCCACCTCTCCTCTTACCCGAGtcactggttctgtcctgccggtgtagcgtgcggcctgctagctcGACTGCAGCGTCGAGGATCAGAGGATGAAGCCACATCTCCGTGATGAAAATAACGCTGCAGTTCCGCACAAAGCTGTTTGTGGCCATCTGTAGCTCCAGTTCGTCCATTTTGTGGGTGAGGGACCAGGCATTTGAGAGGAAGAGGTtcggtaatgctggcctgtgaggttgtttacgtagcctagcatcggagccggaccgacatcctcgcttctgcttcctgtctccaCACCGCCTTTTCCGCCTGCTGGGCAGGCTGTTAATCCACGGAGAGCCCGGTGTTCTCGTTATGTCCTCcgggatgttgtggtactggtggaattcgCTCTGAACCGACAGTTTGCACCTCAGACTGAGGTCGATAAGGTTCTGGCAGCTGAAGCTGTGGGACGCTTTACAAAACTTGAAGAATATACGTGCAAAAAGTAagaacaagcaccaaattggagagctaaaagccACTGCACCCATGCGTGCCGCCATCTTGCTCTTAtgcaaatatcttgcctttgtggtgtattcaattgaatataggttgaagaggatttcaaaTCAATCAGgatttggcttgcctctactggtggttggctctcactgcggtattgtatcacttcctgttccggagcacagcggtgtttttctgtatctgttagctgtttaatctgcgcagttagattgatctagttatctagattacgatttgtttcccagtgtaatctttacgtgccttaactaaagcactccttctgctgaatcacctctaaattatttacacattattcactttgcgtgtttttaggaatccgctagcttagcgtagctactaactcttagccgatttagcatggcggcttctcctgtctctcccgcacttttctgctctgggtgtgaaatgtttagttattcctcggcctcctttagcagtaatggtacttgtaataagtgtagcttattcgtagctttggaggccaggctgggcgaattggagactcggctccgcaccgtggaaaattctacagctagccaggcccctgtagtcggtgcggaccaaggtagcttagccgccgttagttcccccctggcagatcccgagcagccgggaaagcaggccgactgggtgactgtgaggaggaagcgtagccctaaacagaagccccgtgtacaccgccaacccgttcatatctctaaccgttttttcccactcgacgacacacccgccgaggatcaaactctggttattggcgactctgttttgagaaatgtgaagttagcgacaccagcaaccatagtcaattgtcttccgggggccagagcaggcgacattgaaggaaatttgaaactgctggctaaggctaagcgtaaatttggtaagattgtaattcacgtcggcagtaatgacacccggttacgccaatcggaggtcactaaaattaacattaaatcggtgtgtaactttgcaaaaacaatgtcggactctgtagttttctctgggcccctccccaatcggaccgggagtgacatgtttagccgcatgttctccttgaattgctggctgtctgagtggtgtccaaaaaatgaggtgggcttcatagataattggcaaagcttctggggaaaacctggtcttgttaggagagacggcatccatcccactttggatggagcagctctcatttctagaaatctggccaattttcttaaatcctccaaaccgtgactatccagggttgggaccaggaagcagagttgtagtcttacacacctctctgcagcttctctccccctgccatcccctcattaccccatccccgtagagacggtgcctgctcccagactaccaataaccagcaaaaatctatttaagcataaaaattcaaaaagaaaaaataatatagcaccttcaactgcaccacagactaaaacagttaaatgtggtctattaaacattaggtctctctcttctaagtccctgttggtaaatgatataataattgatcaacatattgatttattctgcctaacagaaacctggttacagcaggatgaatatgttagtttaaatgagtcaacacccccgagtcacactaactgtcagaatgctcgtagcacgggccggggtggaggattagcagcaatcttccattccagcttattaattaatccaaaacccagacagagctttaattcatttgaaagcttgtctcttagtcttgtccatccaaattggaagtcccaaaaaccagttttatttgttattatctatcgtccacctggtcgttactgtgagtttctctgtgaattttcagaccttttgtctgacttagtgcttagctcagataagataattatagtgggcgattttaacatccacacagatgctgagaatgacagcctcaacactgcatttaatctattattagactctattggctttgctcaaaaagtaaatgagtccacccaccactttaatcatatcttagatcttgttctgacttatggtatggaaatagaagacttaacagtattccctgaaaactcccttctgtctgatcatttcttaataacatttacatttactctgatggactacccagcagtggggaataagtttcattacactagaagtctttcagaaagcgctgtaactaggtttaaggatatgattccttctttatgttctctaatgccatataccaacacagtgcagagtagctacctaaactctgtaagggagatagagtatctcgtcaatagttttacatcctcattgaagacaactttggatgctgtagctcctctgaaaaagagagctttaaatcagaagtgtctgactccgtggtataactcacaaacttgtagcttaaagcagataacccggaagttggagaggaaatggcgtctcactaatttagaagatcttcacttagcctggaaaaagagtctgttgctctataaaaaagccctccgtaaagctaggacatctttctactcatcactaattgaagaaaataagaacaaccccaggtttcttttcagcactgtagccaggctgacaaagagtcagagctctattgagctgagtattccattaactttaactagtaatgacttcatgactttctttgctaacaaaattttaactattagagaaaaaattactcataaccatcccaaagacgtatcgttatctttggctgctttcagtgatgccggtatttggttagactctttctctccgattgttctgtctgagttattctcattagttacttcatccaaaccatcaacatgtttattagaccccattcctaccaggctgctcaaggaagccctaccattatttaatgcttcgatcttaaatatgatcaatctatctttgttagttggctatgtaccacaggcttttaaggtggcagtaattaaaccattacttaaaaagccatcacttgacccagctatcttagctaattataggccaatctccaaccttccttttctctcaaaaattcttgaaagggtagttgtaaaacagctaactgatcatctgcagaggaatggtctatttgaagagtttcagtcaggttttagaattcatcatagtacagaaacagcattagtgaaggttacaaatgatcttcttatggcctcggacagtggactcatctctgtgcttgttctgttagacctcagtgctgcttttgatactgttgaccataaaattttattacagagattagagcatgccataggtattaaaggcactgcgctgcggtggtttgaatcatatttgtctaatagattacaatttgttcatgtaaatggggaatcttcttcacagactaaagttaattatggagttccacaaggttctgtgctaggaccaattttatttactttatacatgcttcccttaggcagtattattagacggtattgcttaaattttcattgttacgcagatgatacccagctttatctatccatgaagccagaggacacacaccaattag is part of the Thalassophryne amazonica chromosome 11, fThaAma1.1, whole genome shotgun sequence genome and harbors:
- the LOC117519729 gene encoding homeodomain-interacting protein kinase 1-like, with protein sequence MSEKLQGSLVSISAQPVRIPAMLEELEMSLNVGHKAPVQCIEMHFIVWVEEAFYLEVHEDSVEQIKNCSIDVSPEPFNYFPIKEGDVLQSGYRVMEFIGEGGFGKVAWCKHKLTQENVAIKITKNKAAVMKEAKKEIASLKLLQQLDTEEANIVRWYGCFIHVDLLCMKFELLHQSLLDYMDEQNFEPLVVSDLHAVVQQMAKALLHLESLGMIHCDVKPQNIMVVDPEQWPLRVKLIDFGLTHHISEPPSFIGTLWYKAPEVLLGLAYTEAIDMWSLGVTMAQLAVGVPLYPGDHLYDVMKYIVETQGPPPDCLLQLGPTTDRYFNRRQIDGHDTWTLKTPELIKKQYGQEFQESRQVILSCLDDIMEMMDISTSWKEASDFVDLVKHMMCLHMDERIRPADVLNHPFLVEYKPQGVADDLPVLAEENSDITTSQEDAETAAILPVVAEEKSELAEDLITTSQEDVETAAVLPVVAEENSDLAEDLISMNQEDVETAAVPPEVPTETRRTWKNHLTQFFQRLLCLC